The Lutzomyia longipalpis isolate SR_M1_2022 chromosome 2, ASM2433408v1 DNA window GACTCAACGTCCGCGGCTGACAGCGGTCGAAATGGAGGCACTCATTCCGGCCTTTGATCCTGGGCAGAAAAATGGGTTGCTCGCGGGAGAATGGCTACGAAAGGTGGATGATGCAAGAATGCTCTTCGATATGGATGCTCAACAGTCGTTGGTAGCTGCCGTATTTCGGCTTAAAGGTGCTGCGAAGGACTGGTACGAGGGAAATCAAGGAGCTATCAGATCATACGCGGAATTTAAGAAGgaacttcttttaaattttccggaGAAACTCTCGAGCGTCCAAATTCACCATGAACTGAGGATGAGAAAGCGAAAGAAAGAGGAATCAGTGGAGGAGTATTTTCACTCGGTGGTGAAGCAGGCCCGGAGGATTAACCTACGGGATGATGATATCCGGGAATACCTCATCGAAGGAATTCCAAATGTGATGGTTAAAGGACTGTTGTTGTCTGCTCCGGCTGGAAAACTTCCAGACTTTCTTAGCTACATGAAAAAGGTGGATAAAATTGTGACAAAGGATCGTGAGGAATCGAGTCCCTCAAGCAGCAATAGTTCATCGGAGGATAGAAAGTATCATCCGGACAAGATGGtgaacaaaaagaaagagaCAGAAGATAGCTCTAGTGAGGCATCCCAAGGGGAAGAGACACACGAAGTGAACGTGGCGAAGGACAAGAAAGAGGGGGAGACAAAAACTGGAGCACAGAAGAGTGGAAAACGCCGATGTTTTGCGTGCGGTTCGGAGGATCATCTAGTCAAGCAGTGTCCCCGTAAGGAGTAATGTGATTATGAAGTTAACCATTGACCATAGTGAGGTCTCGTGAAGGTTGTATGTCCAAGTAGGGGGAGATATTTTGATGTAGATGATTTTGAAAACGCACTGATGatggaaattaatgaaatcttttggaaaaatttcatgtGAATCAGGGGGAGCTGACTGTGGTCGCAGCCCgaaggaagaagaaggaagatgttggggaaactttttttttgaaataaagtaTTTGAAGTATTGACATCTTCTGAGCTCGATGGGTCGTGTCATTAGACTTTAGGTCTGTGGTTGTGTGTCCCCTTGTGTTATCTCATGAAGGCCCTGAATTAAAGAAtcgaaatgaattaaaattctcgGGGGGTTGGCTCTTGTGAGGGGGGTGTCGCTATCTTGGCACAAGCATTTTCCTTGGGAAGGTACTTGGAGTCACAGTAGCGGGGAATTATTCTTCTAATCGAGCTTGCTGCGTTGGTGGTGGGTTGGATAAAAGAAGATAATTCCGTGTTCAATGGCATTTACGGTGAATGTCGTTGGTGCTGGCAATTATGCCGTGTTTTCCACATAATTGTGGGAAAGGTCCTGTGTCATACCATCCGTGGGTGGAGATTCACTGACCTTGGATCAGTAAATCTGATCATTTGGCAATCTTGCCGTGTCGACCGCGCTGTGGTACGGTCGGGTCGATTTATTCGACTGTGGATCAGTCAATCTGGTCGTGTAAGGACAGCCGAGCTGATGTGGGGAAAGAACGAATTACGGGTGAGGTGGCGTGTTCCAAAACTGTGGACTCACTACGCTCATCGGTGACAAGGGACGTCACCACATCAGTATGGCCGAATGTagtcctaattttttccagaCCCTAGTCTCATGGCTAATGGGTGGAGGGAATGTGCGAGCTAAATGTCCTAGGCTATGCGGGTATGTGTTAGCAACCTTCGTATGCACGCTCCGGTATGAGTCAGTCTATTGCTGAGTTTCGTTGGGAGCGCATGTGGGGCATTTAGTTGGCTACGCCCTACCGCTCAAATAAAATCTCTAGGTAGTCCAACTTAATTGGACTACAAGTTGgaattacattatttttctctctctttttaataataattcgcCGCAGATGACTCATGATTGTGGCTTGCCGCCACCgatatgttttttcttctttctcgttttaaattgcattgaatatgTGTATGTTTCCATGCAAAGAACGTGATGTCTTCTCACCACAACAggtagtaagaaaaaaaaaatcaaaacctGTGTGTTTTTGTGTCgaggacaaaaaaatcaagaaaatcagCAAAAGAATCTCACAGAAATTGTagtttctttgcaaaaaaaaactcccactAATATGtagaaatttccctttttaagAGATTCTTATCGTTAGAAAAAATCGCTGAACAATGAAGGTtacaaattgcaaagaaaaacttcttcttaattttcaatgcGTGTGGctattgttgatttttttcggtgTGTATTTGTTGTGCTTGAAGGAAACGCATTTTTGATCATGAAAAAGAAggtttttatatgaaaaaattaactattcCACTTATAAAATTCATAGCAAGGAAAAATCGAAAGCCCCcaaaaaacacgaaaatgtaagaaaatttgtaaagaatctttaatttttttttgctacaacAAACAGCACAACATCctgaaattaaatgcaattatcTACAGTTGAGTGCGCAAAATATAGTGCATATTGCGCAATTTTTTGTCTGTTCATTTCGGTTGAAAATATCAtgcatttacataaatttccaTAATGTCTCTATATACctttatgtattattttttcgtttgttTTGAcgcatttttatcaattacaAGCCATGAAATTGCActgtgtaaaaatttgtaacATTTTTCCCTTCCTCCATTcgttcaattctttttttttcccacctTGGCACAGCAATTTCCCATTCAATTGCTCTCGTACATAAAGACAAACCGCGCACACAGGTGATTGTATAATACCTCACAGAGATACCCCCAGTATTACctctatttctttttatcagagacgactttttgttttattgatcATTTTAAGATTATcttgtgtgtgaattttccattcattcagctccgtgtttttttctttctttacctCGTCATGAGTACGCGTATCAGTGACACAATATTAGACATTTTATACAACCCATAATGTGacattttatgataaaaatttcttacgCACAATTCATATCAAGGAAGATTCTTCATTGTTTTTTATAGCATTTAGGtagtcttttattttaagacaCAAACATATAGAAGGACATGGGgcaaaaaattagtttttttgggagaaaaattttcctaatttccctgaaaatatttgagattaaaaaatgacgactatcttataggaaatt harbors:
- the LOC129790577 gene encoding uncharacterized protein LOC129790577: MQEKGTKTTMTTPPTQRPRLTAVEMEALIPAFDPGQKNGLLAGEWLRKVDDARMLFDMDAQQSLVAAVFRLKGAAKDWYEGNQGAIRSYAEFKKELLLNFPEKLSSVQIHHELRMRKRKKEESVEEYFHSVVKQARRINLRDDDIREYLIEGIPNVMVKGLLLSAPAGKLPDFLSYMKKVDKIVTKDREESSPSSSNSSSEDRKYHPDKMVNKKKETEDSSSEASQGEETHEVNVAKDKKEGETKTGAQKSGKRRCFACGSEDHLVKQCPRKE